From Theileria orientalis strain Shintoku DNA, chromosome 4, complete genome, the proteins below share one genomic window:
- a CDS encoding uncharacterized protein (Os03g0762000 protein): MIIFNSLGIYLICIFAIDSPVCNCTYPQNQKAYHQQGYIQGSHVRGNRAQYNANAAVNYQRQVSQPVSYQQQYYQQDMVQQQYDTNGQVLGSDLLIPKYYAYVNQELGQGHWDYENISLKWSIPDPYEIIKKIGRGKFSEVFKGIDTRDNKDCVIKILKPVKKKKIKREIKILQILKGGPNIIALLDIVKDPQSRIPSLVFELVKNKDYKVLYPEFTVYDIKYYIFQLLRAINYCHSRGIMHRDVKPHNVMIDHDARSLKLIDWGLAEFYHPGQEYSVRVATRYYKSPELLVDNKYYDYSLDIWSIGCMLAGLIFKREPFFYGHDNYDQLVKIAKVLGTDDLFAYSQKFGIEIPAAYNEILGVHPRKSWKSFITQENQHLVSDQALDLLDKMFLYDHIERITAFDAMKHPYFDDVRPKRVR; the protein is encoded by the coding sequence atgataatttttaacagcCTTGgcatttatttaatttgcaTTTTCGCCATCGATTCACCGGTTTGTAACTGCACTTACCCTCAAAATCAGAAAGCGTATCATCAACAAGGTTACATACAAGGATCTCATGTAAGAGGCAATAGAGCACAGTACAATGCAAACGCTGCTGTAAACTATCAGAGACAAGTCAGTCAACCCGTATCATATCAGCAACAGTATTACCAACAAGATATGGTTCAACAGCAATATGATACCAACGGCCAAGTTCTAGGCTCAGATTTGTTAATTCCAAAATACTATGCTTACGTAAACCAGGAGTTGGGCCAGGGCCACTGGGACTACGAGAATATATCACTCAAGTGGAGCATTCCCGACCCCTAcgaaattattaaaaagatCGGTAGAGGAAAGTTCAGCGAGGTCTTTAAAGGCATAGATACCAGAGATAACAAGGACTGCGTGATAAAAATCCTCAAGCccgtgaagaagaagaagatcaaGAGGGAGATTAAGATTCTGCAGATTCTCAAGGGAGGCCCGAACATTATTGCTCTTCTAGATATTGTTAAGGACCCCCAGAGTCGCATCCCCTCGCTCGTCTTCGAGCTTGTGAAGAACAAGGATTATAAAGTTTTATACCCAGAGTTCACCGTTTACGACATTAAGTACTATattttccagctcctccgcGCGATCAACTACTGTCACAGCAGGGGCATTATGCACAGGGACGTGAAGCCGCACAACGTGATGATAGACCACGACGCCAGGTCCCTGAAGCTGATTGACTGGGGTTTGGCTGAGTTTTATCACCCGGGTCAGGAGTACAGTGTCAGGGTGGCCACGCGGTACTACAAGAGCCCCGAGCTGCTCGTGGACAACAAGTACTACGACTACAGCCTCGACATCTGGAGCATCGGGTGTATGTTGGCAGgattgatttttaaaaggGAACCCTTCTTCTACGGTCACGACAACTACGATCAGCTCGTTAAAATCGCAAAAGTATTGGGGACCGACGATCTTTTCGCTTACTCCCAAAAGTTTGGCATTGAGATTCCTGCTGCATACAATGAGATTCTCGGCGTCCACCCTCGGAAGTCCTGGAAGAGTTTCATAACTCAGGAAAATCAGCATCTTGTCTCTGACCAGGCATTGGATTTGTTGGACAAAATGTTTCTGTATGACCATATCGAGAGAATCACAGCCTTCGATGCTATGAAACACCCCTATTTCGATGACGTTAGGCCTAAGAGAGTAAGATAA
- a CDS encoding heat-shock protein HSP70 — protein sequence MIIRFKMRLKIILLAISLLCIRNASSDAKSSGRIEGPIIGIDLGTTFSCVGVYKNGRVEIIADENGDRITPSYVSFVDGHHKIGMAAKNEATVHAEKTVFDVKRLIGREYHDPDVQNDMKNLPYTIINKNNRPYVRVKDTNVKEYAPEEISAMVLTRMKSLAEAYLGKEVKKAIITVPAYFNDSQRQSTKDAGTIAGLEVIRIINEPTAAAIAYGIDKTQEESNILVYDLGGGTFDVSLLSLDSGVFEVIATGGDTHLGGEDFDRRVMDHFIKIFKTKTGLNVRDDKRALQKLRKEVEAAKRQLSTKTEVTVEIEDLLEGKDFSESLTRAKFEALNEDLFEKTMDTVKSVLKEARMTKSDINQIVLVGGSTRIPKVREMIREYFNKDPDVSINADEAVAYGAAMQGGILTGESSQDLLLLDVCPLSLGIETVGGVMSKIIERNTMIPANKSQIFSTYSDNQTVVTINVFQGERPLTKDNVPLGKFDLTGIPPAPKGVPQIEVTFNIDTNGILSVTAQEKGSGNTKNLVIEPKSGRLSQEEIERMVRDAEENAEKDKKVADKIMSKQSLENYIDSMRRTLKEDTVASKLSKSEVSKLKEELDDASNWLGSHQDEEAEEYKERLTQLENVCSPVVSKLYSQQQEQEPEDSYSDEL from the exons ATGATTATTCGTTTTAAGATGAGGctgaaaattatattattggCCATTTCCTTATTATGCATTAGAAATGCTTCTAGTGACGCAAAATCCTCTGGCAGAA TTGAAGGTCCAATCATCGGTATCGACTTGGGTACAACGTTTAGTTGCGTGGGTGTTTATAAGAATGGTCGTGTAGAGATCATCGCAGATGAGAACGGAGACAGAATTACTCCTTCATACGTTTCCTTTGTAGATGGCCACCATAAAATCG GTATGGCCGCCAAAAATGAGGCAACAGTACACGCTGAAAAAACAGTGTTTGACGTGAAGCGTCTCATCGGACGTGAGTATCACGACCCCGACGTGCAAAACGATATGAAAAACCTACCATACACGATCAtcaacaagaacaacagACCTTACGTGCGAGTCAAAGACACAAACGTGAAGGAGTACGCACCTGAGGAGATCAGCGCAATGGTGTTGACCAGGATGAAGTCGCTGGCAGAAGCGTACCTGGGAAAGGAAGTTAAAAAGGCAATCATCACAGTGCCAGCGTACTTCAACGACTCGCAGCGCCAGTCGACGAAGGACGCAGGAACAATAGCAGGATTGGAAGTCATCAGGATCATCAACGAGCCTACGGCAGCAGCAATAGCGTACGGAATAGACAAGACGCAGGAGGAAAGCAACATCCTGGTGTATGACCTGGGAGGAGGCACGTTTGACGTGTCACTCTTGAGTCTGGACAGCGGAGTCTTCGAAGTCATCGCGACGGGAGGAGACACGCACCTGGGAGGAGAGGACTTTGACAGGAGAGTCATGGACCACTTCATCAAAATCTTCAAAACGAAGACTGGGCTTAACGTCAGAGATGACAAGAGAGCACTGCAGAAGCTGAGGAAGGAAGTGGAAGCAGCGAAGAGGCAGCTCTCGACGAAGACGGAAGTGACAGTCGAGAtcgaggacctgctggaagGAAAGGACTTTAGCGAAAGCCTGACGCGCGCAAAGTTCGAGGCACTGAACGAGGACCTGTTCGAGAAGACGATGGACACAGTCAAGTCGGTCCTCAAGGAGGCGAGGATGACGAAGAGCGACATTAACCAGATCGTGCTCGTGGGAGGCTCGACGAGGATCCCCAAGGTCAGAGAAATGATCAGAGAGTACTTCAACAAGGACCCTGACGTCAGCATTAACGCAGACGAGGCCGTGGCCTACGGAGCAGCAATGCAGGGAGGCATCCTGACGGGAGAGTCGTCACAagacctgctgctgctggacgtgTGCCCGCTCTCGCTCGGCATAGAGACGGTGGGAGGAGTGATGAGCAAGATCATAGAAAGAAACACCATGATCCCGGCAAACAAGTCGCAGATCTTCAGCACATACTCGGACAACCAGACAGTGGTGACGATCAACGTGTTCCAGGGAGAACGCCCCTTGACAAAGGACAACGTGCCACTGGGAAAGTTCGACCTCACAGGCATACCGCCAGCACCCAAGGGAGTGCCGCAAATCGAAGTCACATTCAACATCGACACCAACGGAATCCTCTCAGTCACCGCGCAGGAAAAGGGAAGCGGCAACACCAAAAACCTCGTGATTGAGCCGAAGAGCGGAAGACTGAGCCAGGAGGAGATAGAACGCATGGTGAGGGACGCGGAGGAGAACGCGGAGAAGGACAAGAAGGTGGCCGACAAGATCATGTCTAAGCAGTCGCTGGAGAACTACATCGACAGCATGCGCCGCACGCTCAAGGAGGACACGGTCGCCTCAAAGCTCTCGAAGAGCGAGGTCAGcaagctgaaggaggagctggacgaCGCGAGCAACTGGCTGGGCTCGCACCAGGACGAGGAGGCCGAGGAGTACAAGGAGAGGCTCACGCAGCTGGAGAACGTCTGCAGCCCAGTCGTGTCGAAGCTGTACTCGCAGcagcaggagcaggagcCTGAGGACTCCTACTCGGACGAGTTGTAG
- a CDS encoding succinyl-CoA ligase [GDP-forming] alpha-chain, mitochondrial: MTGKQGTFHTSECLKYHGTKFVGGVNPKKGGTNWKSLDEKYTLPIFASVAEAKKETGADASVIYVPPPGAADAIVEAIEAEVPLVICITEGIPQHDMVKVKTLLKDPYCKTTLIGPNCPGIIKPEECKIGIMPGHIHKKGSIGTNEILRFLNALIGIISRSGTLTYEAVSQTTTVGLGQSVCIGIGGDPFGGITFTDGVKKFVEHPETKGILIIGEIGGSAEEDVADWLKDNPTDKPVVAIIAGISAPPGKRMGHAGAIISGNKGTAHGKIKALKDAGVIVPENPAKMGLAMLEALKKK, from the exons TTGACTGGAAAGCAG GGAACATTCCACACCAGCGAGTGCCTAAAATACCACGGGACCAAGTTCGTGGGAGGAGTAAACCCGAAGAAGGGAGGAACTAACTGGAAATCATTGGATGAAAAATACACTCTGCCAATATTTGCTTCAGTGGCCGAG GCGAAGAAAGAGACTGGCGCCGATGCTTCAGTGATTTATGTTCCTCCACCAGGAGCTGCAGATGCCATAGTAGAGGCAATAGAGGCTGAAGTACCACTGGTCATATGCATAACGGAAGGCATACCGCAGCACGACATGGTTAAGGTTAAAACGTTGCTGAAGGACCCTTATTGCAAAACTACTCTAATTGGACCGAATTGTCCAGGAATTATTAAGCCTGAGGAGTGTAAGATAGGAATCATGCCAGGTCACATACACAAGAAGGGTTCAATAGGTACGAATGAGATTTTGCGGTTTTTAAACGCACTTATAGGTATAATTAGCAGGAGCGGAACTCTGACTTATGAAGCAGTCTCTCAGACCACGACCGTTGGACTCGGTCAGTCAGTATGCATAGGGATTGGGGGCGACCCCTTTGGAGGAATCACTTTCACTGACggagttaaaaaattcGTAGAACACCCCGAGACTAAGG GAATCCTGATAATTGGAGAGATTGGGGGCTCTGCAGAAGAGGATGTAGCAGACTGGTTAAAGGATAACCCAACGGATAAACCAGTGGTTGCAATCATTGCAGGAATATCAGCTCCACCTGGAAAAAGAATGG GTCATGCTGGAGCGATCATTAGTGGCAACAAGGGAACTGCACATGGCAAAATTAAGGCCTTAAAGGATGCAGGCGTTATTGTTCCTGAAAACCCAGCCAAAATGGGACTGGCGATGCTGGAGGctttaaagaaaaaataa